Proteins found in one Primulina eburnea isolate SZY01 chromosome 16, ASM2296580v1, whole genome shotgun sequence genomic segment:
- the LOC140816775 gene encoding myb-related protein 330-like has protein sequence MGRSPCCEKAHTNKGAWTKEEDQRLINYIRAHGEGCWRSLPKAAGLLRCGKSCRLRWINYLRPDLKRGNFSDEEDEIIIKLHSLLGNKWSLIAGRLPGRTDNEIKNYWNTHIKRKLMSSGIDPQTHRPLNSTATTAAAASSTCLDFRKSAPINEPAENIVYKPVTDDSSSVDDTRCNSSTTEESQPPPPPLTLQDETAADAVDLELSIGLFPSRSNYRKSDSFNLSSAESKAFYDFLRPPAVVATPRSAAVMTQAMCLCWQLGFQKGQSCSNCPSYGLDRPR, from the exons ATGGGGCGTTCCCCTTGCTGTGAAAAAGCTCACACCAACAAAGGTGCTTGGACTAAAGAAGAAGACCAGCGCCTTATTAATTACATCCGCGCTCATGGTGAAGGATGCTGGCGTTCACTCCCAAAAGCTGCAG gaCTGCTCAGGTGTGGCAAGAGTTGCAGATTGAGGTGGATAAATTATTTGAGGCCTGATTTGAAGAGAGGTAATTTCAGCGATGAAGAAGATGAGATCATTATCAAACTTCACAGTTTGCTGGGAAATAA ATGGTCTTTGATCGCTGGAAGATTACCTGGAAGGACAGATAATGAGATCAAGAATTACTGGAACACACACATTAAACGCAAACTTATGAGCAGTGGCATCGACCCTCAAACCCATCGTCCACTCAATTCCACCGCCACGACCGCCGCAGCCGCCTCAAGCACTTGCCTAGACTTCAGAAAATCCGCTCCAATTAATGAACCCGCCGAGAATATTGTTTACAAGCCAGTGACAGACGACTCGTCGTCTGTCGATGATACCAGATGCAACAGCAGCACGACAGAGGAGTCTCAGCCCCCTCCGCCGCCACTCACACTTCAGGATGAAACCGCCGCAGATGCTGTGGACCTAGAGCTGTCCATAGGACTTTTTCCTTCTCGGTCCAACTATAGAAAGAGCGATTCTTTCAACTTATCATCAGCCGAATCCAAGGCTTTCTACGACTTCCTGCGGCCACCAGCGGTGGTGGCGACGCCGAGGTCGGCTGCGGTGATGACGCAAGCCATGTGCTTGTGCTGGCAGTTGGGATTTCAGAAGGGTCAGTCGTGTAGTAATTGCCCATCTTATGGCCTAGACAGACCTCGCTGA